In the Emys orbicularis isolate rEmyOrb1 chromosome 3, rEmyOrb1.hap1, whole genome shotgun sequence genome, one interval contains:
- the BATF3 gene encoding basic leucine zipper transcriptional factor ATF-like 3: MSHGVPASGSVLQRSSSSDGNQPQVPGRGRSPEEDDRKIRRREKNRVAAQRSRKKQTQKADKLHEEYECLEQENTSLKREIGKLTDEMKHLSEVLKDHEKICPLLHCSMNFVTIPRPDALTSCLPR; encoded by the exons ATGTCGCACGGTGTCCCGGCTTCGGGCAGCGTTCTGCAGCGAAGCTCCTCTTCCGATGGGAATCAGCCGCAGGTACCGGGCAGGGGAAGG AGTCCCGAAGAGGATGATAGGAAGATAAGACGGAGAGAAAAAAACAGAGTCGCTGCCCAGAGAAGCCGGAAGAAACAAACGCAGAAAGCAGACAAACTCCATGAG GAATATGAGTGCCTTGAACAAGAAAATACCTCCCTGAAAAGAGAGATTGGGAAGCTCACAGATGAGATGAAACACCTGAGCGAGGTGTTGAAGGACCATGAAAAGATCTGCCCTTTATTGCACTGCTCCATGAACTTTGTGACCATACCCAGGCCTGATGCCCTCACCAGTTGCCTGCCAAGATGA